One genomic region from Deltaproteobacteria bacterium HGW-Deltaproteobacteria-18 encodes:
- the folP gene encoding dihydropteroate synthase yields MNPERLNTVSWDVCRGRTLGPAPFFVVGILNVTPDSFYDGGQAADVDAAVAKGLALIDEGADIIDIGGESTRPFSEPVSADTELARVLPVVRGILAVRPDAVLSVDSTKASVARACLDAGALILNDVSAMEVDPELLQVVGDYHPGYVLMHSLGRPRSMQVEPRYDDVVAEIMRFFAAKLEILVRSGVPESRIVLDPGIGFGKTVEHNLEILKNICKLFEFGRPVYMALSNKSLWGGLLGRQGRERNAATLAATVALYGKGVRIHRVHEVREIRDGLTVVHMLGKGTSGEQGC; encoded by the coding sequence ATGAACCCGGAGAGATTGAATACGGTCTCCTGGGATGTGTGCAGGGGGAGGACCTTGGGTCCTGCCCCCTTTTTTGTTGTGGGCATCCTGAACGTCACGCCCGATTCTTTTTATGACGGCGGTCAGGCCGCCGATGTTGATGCCGCCGTGGCCAAGGGACTTGCCCTCATCGATGAAGGGGCGGACATCATCGACATAGGCGGGGAGAGCACCCGCCCTTTTTCCGAGCCTGTCTCTGCGGACACGGAGCTGGCTCGGGTATTGCCTGTCGTGCGCGGGATTCTCGCGGTCAGGCCGGACGCCGTGCTTTCCGTGGACAGCACCAAGGCCAGCGTGGCCAGGGCGTGCCTAGACGCCGGGGCCCTGATCCTCAACGACGTCTCGGCCATGGAGGTGGACCCGGAACTCCTGCAGGTCGTAGGGGATTATCATCCCGGCTACGTCCTCATGCACAGCCTCGGCCGTCCCCGTTCGATGCAGGTCGAACCCAGGTACGATGACGTGGTGGCCGAGATCATGCGGTTTTTTGCCGCAAAGCTCGAAATCCTGGTGCGTTCAGGGGTGCCCGAGTCCAGAATCGTCCTTGATCCCGGCATCGGATTTGGCAAGACGGTTGAACATAATCTTGAAATATTGAAAAATATCTGTAAATTATTTGAATTCGGCCGACCTGTGTACATGGCGCTTTCCAACAAATCCCTGTGGGGAGGGCTGCTTGGCCGCCAGGGGCGGGAGCGCAACGCGGCCACGCTGGCCGCGACCGTTGCGCTTTACGGGAAGGGCGTGCGCATCCACAGGGTGCATGAGGTACGCGAAATTCGTGACGGTCTGACCGTTGTCCACATGCTGGGGAAGGGAACTTCGGGAGAACAAGGGTGCTGA